One Lacticaseibacillus rhamnosus genomic window carries:
- a CDS encoding alpha-glucoside-specific PTS transporter subunit IIBC: MMQKLQRFGAAMFTPVLLFTFAGIMTAICILMTNEQIFGSMAAPGTNWYGVWQTLQAGAFTVFNIIPLLFVVGLPIGLAKQSPGRAAMEAVVIYASWNYMINAILTNWGPAFGFKNFAKMTIVANSTNQGLTNIIGIKTLDTSIVGALVVAGIVVWLHNRYFDTKLPDWLGTFQGSSYIVILGLFIMIPLAVATCFLWPKVQMGISALQGFMKASGVFGIWVYAFLERVLIPTGLHHFIYIPFEYGPAAVSGGLKAWWFANLNTLGQSTRPIKELAPLMGFEGYGFEKVFGMLGIGLGLYATAKPSKKKETAALLIPAVLTGMFAGITEPVEFTFLFAAPLLWFVHAFLAATMDAIMFAVGVVGEFSGGLIGWVSENWIPLWNHQWKTYLLQIAIGLVFVAIYYVAFKYLILKFNFVTPGREPEDQSAKLMTKKEYKAAKEAEKSAHSVASDPYTQRAIAYLSALGGPDNIKEMTSCATRLRVTVNDETKVAPDAEFKANKAVNVVHHGKALQVIVGLDVPQVLEKIQGLLTDQDTVQPAAPSIAVDDTPESQTAALLSDSLGTQENVQSVKDQGSTLIVQVNDPNLVDSVDVFKSLGIGVKDVQVTDKTVTITFSEMADIARQIMA; this comes from the coding sequence ATGATGCAGAAACTTCAGCGATTCGGTGCCGCAATGTTCACACCGGTATTGCTTTTCACGTTCGCCGGGATCATGACTGCAATTTGTATTTTGATGACAAATGAGCAGATTTTTGGAAGTATGGCTGCCCCTGGAACGAATTGGTATGGTGTGTGGCAGACGCTGCAAGCCGGAGCCTTCACAGTCTTTAATATCATCCCATTATTGTTTGTTGTTGGTTTGCCCATTGGTTTGGCAAAGCAGTCTCCGGGACGAGCGGCAATGGAAGCGGTCGTTATCTATGCTTCTTGGAACTACATGATCAATGCTATTTTAACGAATTGGGGACCGGCGTTTGGATTCAAGAACTTTGCCAAAATGACAATCGTGGCCAATTCCACCAACCAAGGGCTTACGAACATTATCGGTATCAAAACACTTGATACGAGCATTGTCGGAGCATTAGTAGTGGCCGGTATTGTTGTCTGGCTGCACAACCGTTATTTTGACACAAAGTTGCCAGACTGGCTGGGTACTTTTCAAGGATCCTCTTACATTGTTATTTTAGGACTCTTTATTATGATTCCGTTGGCTGTTGCTACTTGCTTCTTATGGCCCAAAGTTCAGATGGGTATCTCTGCGCTGCAAGGATTTATGAAAGCATCAGGGGTGTTCGGTATCTGGGTCTATGCCTTCTTGGAACGGGTATTGATTCCGACTGGACTGCATCATTTCATTTATATTCCATTTGAATATGGACCTGCAGCTGTATCTGGCGGATTAAAAGCTTGGTGGTTTGCTAATCTGAATACTTTGGGTCAGTCAACTCGTCCAATCAAAGAGTTAGCGCCGTTAATGGGATTTGAAGGTTATGGATTTGAAAAAGTCTTCGGCATGCTTGGCATCGGATTAGGTTTGTATGCAACAGCGAAACCTTCAAAAAAGAAAGAGACAGCAGCACTATTAATACCGGCCGTCTTAACCGGAATGTTTGCAGGTATTACAGAACCTGTTGAATTCACCTTTCTCTTTGCGGCACCGCTATTATGGTTTGTGCATGCTTTTCTGGCAGCAACGATGGACGCCATAATGTTTGCGGTCGGCGTTGTTGGTGAGTTTAGCGGAGGCTTGATCGGCTGGGTTTCGGAGAACTGGATACCTCTTTGGAACCATCAATGGAAAACGTATCTCTTACAAATTGCAATCGGATTGGTATTCGTTGCCATCTATTATGTTGCCTTCAAGTACTTAATCCTGAAGTTCAATTTTGTGACGCCTGGTCGTGAACCGGAAGATCAAAGCGCGAAGCTTATGACCAAGAAAGAATACAAAGCGGCTAAGGAGGCAGAAAAATCTGCTCATTCAGTGGCTTCCGACCCGTATACACAAAGGGCAATTGCTTACCTGAGCGCACTTGGCGGACCGGATAATATCAAGGAAATGACCAGTTGTGCAACGCGACTTCGAGTGACGGTTAATGATGAAACCAAGGTGGCGCCAGATGCTGAATTTAAAGCTAATAAGGCCGTGAATGTGGTTCATCACGGCAAGGCCTTACAGGTTATTGTTGGCCTAGATGTGCCACAAGTTCTTGAAAAGATTCAAGGTCTTTTGACGGATCAGGATACTGTTCAACCGGCTGCACCATCAATCGCGGTTGATGATACGCCTGAGTCTCAGACCGCCGCGCTTCTTAGCGATTCACTGGGTACGCAGGAAAATGTGCAAAGCGTCAAAGATCAGGGTAGCACTTTAATTGTTCAAGTGAACGATCCTAATTTAGTCGATTCGGTTGATGTCTTTAAATCTCTGGGAATCGGGGTCAAAGACGTCCAAGTTACTGATAAGACTGTCACTATTACATTTTCAGAGATGGCCGATATTGCACGACAAATCATGGCGTAA
- a CDS encoding MurR/RpiR family transcriptional regulator, which produces MQLESLINQKYTSLNQSDKEILTFIVKNREFVRNSSLSEVAAKSLFSKSAIFRCCQKIGLTGFSQLRYVLAEEQESDQDSLSNVDYLAQTVKSMLWTVNQFKSTNVEGIYATLENAGTIYIYSTGWQQQIMAQQLQRDLYLIGKFAFLFPTGHDEMQLSSTKIKPGDVVIVISYKGMNATIVQLVNNLKLNGVQIVSFTSFRQNRLAQAANYNLYYDVINKTIGADKKVERFFANLTLLIDIFSMGFANYLAAQEERTREHGEYNQRESK; this is translated from the coding sequence GTGCAACTAGAATCCCTGATTAATCAAAAATATACCAGTTTGAACCAAAGCGATAAGGAAATCCTGACCTTTATTGTGAAGAATCGTGAGTTTGTCCGCAACTCAAGCTTAAGCGAAGTTGCGGCAAAATCCTTGTTTTCTAAATCAGCGATTTTCCGTTGTTGCCAAAAAATCGGGCTCACCGGCTTTAGCCAACTTCGCTATGTGTTGGCTGAGGAGCAGGAAAGCGACCAAGATTCACTTAGCAACGTTGATTATTTGGCCCAAACAGTTAAGTCCATGTTATGGACGGTTAACCAATTTAAGAGCACGAATGTTGAGGGTATTTATGCCACGCTTGAAAATGCTGGCACGATCTATATTTATTCGACTGGATGGCAGCAGCAGATCATGGCCCAACAACTGCAACGCGATTTATACCTTATCGGCAAATTTGCGTTTCTGTTTCCAACTGGCCATGACGAGATGCAACTGTCAAGCACCAAGATCAAGCCAGGGGATGTTGTGATTGTGATTTCGTACAAGGGCATGAATGCAACGATTGTCCAGCTGGTAAATAACTTAAAATTAAACGGTGTTCAGATCGTGTCATTTACGTCATTTCGGCAAAATCGACTTGCTCAAGCGGCAAACTATAACTTGTACTATGACGTGATCAACAAGACGATCGGGGCCGACAAAAAAGTCGAGCGTTTCTTCGCAAATTTAACACTTCTTATCGATATTTTCAGCATGGGATTTGCCAATTATTTGGCAGCACAGGAAGAGAGGACGCGTGAGCATGGTGAATACAATCAGAGGGAAAGTAAGTAA
- a CDS encoding PTS transporter subunit EIIB produces the protein MRVKTKKVMTVQPNYKDIADNYIQALGGADNIDSLVNCATRIRVIVKDPDKTASNRVFMHVGAVNFNLHGHFAQIIIGLDVAQVLEAMRKRLNLTDEGTLDEYGLTPNGERARILYECLGLPENILSVTVIGSAVAVQVVDPDWVDPYDVMLQLNIGIKSLTKHGHQVRIEMDQATAIARELNRLLRQNKRQIQ, from the coding sequence ATGCGGGTAAAGACGAAAAAGGTGATGACAGTGCAGCCGAATTATAAAGATATTGCGGACAACTATATCCAAGCTTTGGGTGGTGCAGATAATATTGATTCTTTGGTTAATTGCGCTACCCGGATTCGGGTTATTGTTAAGGACCCAGATAAGACTGCTTCCAATCGTGTCTTTATGCACGTAGGGGCCGTAAATTTTAATCTTCACGGACACTTTGCCCAGATTATCATTGGTTTGGATGTCGCTCAGGTTTTAGAAGCAATGCGCAAACGGTTAAACCTGACCGATGAGGGTACGTTGGACGAGTATGGGTTGACGCCAAATGGCGAACGCGCTCGGATTCTTTACGAGTGTCTGGGGCTCCCTGAGAACATTCTAAGCGTCACGGTCATTGGTTCGGCGGTCGCTGTTCAAGTTGTTGATCCGGATTGGGTTGATCCTTACGACGTTATGTTGCAGTTAAACATTGGTATTAAGAGTTTAACCAAACACGGTCATCAGGTTCGTATCGAGATGGACCAAGCAACCGCAATTGCACGGGAACTTAATCGCTTGCTTCGGCAAAACAAAAGACAGATCCAGTGA
- a CDS encoding PTS sugar transporter subunit IIA, whose protein sequence is MFGLFKNKKKTGEEVVAPATGVLMPLDDVTDDVFSQKMMGDGFAVDPEDNEVVAPVAGTISTVFPTKHAIGITTPSGLDVLVHMGLDTVELEGKPFAVSVNLNDTVTAGQILATIDRDEIKASGYDDTIVVIYTNMDKLKNFPTVVQSHVVQGHQIGELVYS, encoded by the coding sequence ATGTTTGGTTTGTTTAAAAATAAGAAAAAGACTGGTGAAGAAGTTGTTGCTCCTGCAACCGGGGTGCTGATGCCGCTAGATGATGTCACCGATGACGTTTTCTCGCAAAAGATGATGGGCGATGGCTTTGCAGTTGATCCAGAAGATAATGAAGTCGTGGCGCCAGTGGCTGGTACCATCTCAACCGTCTTTCCAACTAAACATGCGATTGGCATTACGACACCAAGCGGACTAGATGTTCTTGTTCACATGGGTCTAGACACAGTTGAGTTGGAAGGAAAACCATTCGCTGTTAGCGTTAATTTGAATGATACGGTTACGGCAGGACAAATATTAGCGACGATTGATCGTGATGAGATTAAAGCCAGTGGTTACGACGATACGATCGTGGTTATCTACACGAACATGGACAAACTAAAGAACTTTCCAACCGTTGTGCAGAGCCATGTCGTTCAAGGACATCAAATTGGAGAATTAGTTTACAGTTAA
- a CDS encoding HAD family hydrolase, whose protein sequence is MAGFIFDFNGTLFADADKQEISWRRFARDYANKELSDQEFDDHVHGQNAELTLNYLFDRQLTRTEVNDYSERKEKIYRNLCQADTDRFHLLQGAPEFLDELRRANVPMTIATASAKKNVDFFFEAFGLSRWFDMKQVIYDDGTMKSKPDPDPFLRAALKLELRPEQTVIFEDSPSGFGAAKAAGAKCIVGVVTNHNRAVLEKDSRLTLVIDDYLEIPMSKIKQLIN, encoded by the coding sequence ATGGCGGGCTTTATTTTCGATTTTAATGGTACGCTTTTCGCGGATGCGGATAAACAGGAGATTTCCTGGCGTCGTTTTGCACGCGACTATGCGAATAAGGAACTTTCTGACCAAGAGTTTGATGATCATGTTCATGGTCAGAACGCCGAACTGACGCTGAACTATTTGTTTGATCGTCAGCTTACGAGAACGGAAGTTAACGATTATAGTGAGCGTAAGGAAAAGATCTACCGGAATTTATGTCAGGCAGACACTGACCGGTTTCATTTGCTACAAGGAGCACCGGAATTTCTTGATGAGCTGCGCAGGGCAAACGTGCCAATGACGATTGCAACTGCTTCGGCGAAGAAGAATGTTGACTTCTTTTTTGAGGCGTTCGGTTTGTCAAGATGGTTTGATATGAAGCAGGTTATTTACGATGATGGCACAATGAAGAGTAAGCCTGACCCAGATCCCTTTCTCAGAGCGGCGTTAAAATTGGAGTTACGACCAGAACAAACTGTCATCTTTGAAGATTCACCGTCAGGATTCGGTGCAGCCAAAGCAGCTGGTGCTAAATGTATTGTCGGTGTTGTGACTAATCATAATCGCGCGGTGTTGGAAAAGGATTCGCGCTTAACGCTGGTGATTGATGATTATCTTGAAATACCGATGTCGAAGATAAAACAGCTTATAAATTAG
- the licT gene encoding BglG family transcription antiterminator LicT, producing MEIYKILNNNVIVTKDEQGFEQVAMGKGIGFKRSAGETLDPSLVDKIFYLKNSDLQEHFSSLINEVPYAILSVSEKFIDEAASQLKQKLNASLHVSLVDHIYHALKRYEKGQLISNSLIFEIENLYPEEFELSEHFLQMIAEQEGVQLPVDEAGFIAMHLINAEMNEEMGTTVSIMKEVYAILNIIKYSMDVEYDERSLSYYRLLTHLKFFVQRVMKGSMLASDDAELYMLVSRKYPDAYRVANKITKYVANAFHVVLPAEEVLYLMIHLNRLKTRETELDRA from the coding sequence GTGGAAATATACAAGATCCTTAACAACAACGTCATCGTTACGAAAGATGAACAAGGTTTTGAACAAGTTGCGATGGGAAAGGGTATCGGATTTAAGCGGAGTGCCGGCGAGACGCTGGATCCGTCATTGGTCGATAAGATCTTTTATCTGAAGAACAGCGATCTGCAGGAACATTTTTCGTCGCTGATCAATGAAGTACCTTATGCGATTCTAAGTGTTAGTGAGAAGTTTATTGACGAGGCAGCCAGTCAATTAAAACAAAAGCTGAACGCAAGCTTGCATGTGTCACTTGTTGATCATATCTATCATGCGCTGAAACGTTACGAAAAAGGGCAACTTATTTCAAACTCACTTATTTTTGAGATCGAAAATTTGTACCCTGAGGAATTTGAGCTGTCTGAGCACTTTTTACAGATGATCGCTGAACAAGAAGGCGTTCAGTTACCAGTTGATGAGGCCGGATTCATTGCAATGCATTTAATTAATGCTGAGATGAATGAAGAGATGGGAACGACGGTTTCCATCATGAAAGAAGTTTATGCGATTCTAAACATCATTAAGTACTCAATGGATGTCGAGTATGATGAAAGATCGTTAAGCTATTATCGTTTGTTGACGCACCTTAAGTTCTTCGTTCAACGTGTTATGAAGGGGAGCATGCTGGCGAGTGACGATGCAGAATTGTACATGTTGGTCAGCCGTAAATATCCGGATGCTTATCGTGTTGCCAACAAGATTACAAAGTATGTCGCCAACGCTTTTCACGTTGTGCTGCCTGCTGAGGAAGTGCTGTATCTCATGATTCATCTTAACCGTTTAAAGACACGTGAAACGGAACTTGATCGGGCGTAG
- a CDS encoding beta-glucoside-specific PTS transporter subunit IIABC yields the protein MDNQKLAKEILAGVGGESNVNSLVHCATRLRFKLKNRDIVNKDQVADIPGVVTVMESGGQFQVVIGNTVSDVYQAFNGISHLVDDDQSAAPAATDEKETIFGKFVDLVSGLFTPLLGVMAGAGILKGLLSIALQLKWVVANTSTYTILNAIADSLFYFLPVLLAITAARKFKANTFVAVTIAGTLVYPSIITLANPGVHADLFGIPLVMVKYTSTVIPIILAVYVANKIEKFLNDHLHESIKNFITPMVVLVTVVPLTLMVFGPFGVYVGNALAAVLTAIFNFSPIIAGALMATAWQILVIFGLHWGIVPVMLNNLATLGKDPLKPGVAISVFAQAGATLGVMLKTKNKQFKALSASAAISALFGITEPAIYGVTLRLKRPFIIAVSSAAIGGGIAGFAGSAGYAAGPSSILMIPAFYGKTGAGFVGFLIAMVVAFSTAAILTYLIGFEDVPVKADSLAANKEKPQVGEPTTTHIFSPLTGTIVPLAEIKDKAFASGALGKGVAILPTKGEVLSPVDGTITMAFATGHAIGLTANDGTEILIHIGLDTVKLNGQYFTLKVEQDQKVKVGDPLVTFDLDAIKAAGYDITTPVIITSMAPHEDMIESTQTEIETGERLATLI from the coding sequence ATGGATAACCAGAAGTTAGCAAAGGAAATACTAGCCGGGGTGGGCGGTGAAAGTAATGTGAATTCGCTGGTACATTGTGCAACCCGGTTGCGATTCAAACTCAAGAATCGCGATATTGTCAATAAAGATCAAGTTGCCGATATTCCTGGCGTTGTGACCGTGATGGAAAGTGGCGGTCAATTTCAAGTTGTGATTGGCAATACAGTTTCAGATGTTTATCAAGCATTCAACGGCATTTCCCACTTAGTTGATGACGATCAATCAGCCGCACCAGCGGCTACAGATGAGAAAGAGACCATCTTTGGAAAATTTGTTGATTTGGTGTCTGGATTGTTCACACCGCTACTTGGGGTGATGGCTGGCGCAGGTATCTTAAAAGGCTTACTTTCAATTGCGCTCCAGCTTAAATGGGTAGTTGCCAATACGTCAACCTATACAATTCTTAATGCGATTGCTGATAGTCTGTTTTATTTTCTGCCAGTATTGCTGGCGATTACTGCGGCGCGTAAATTTAAAGCGAATACCTTTGTTGCTGTCACGATTGCAGGTACTTTGGTTTACCCATCAATTATCACATTAGCTAATCCGGGGGTTCATGCTGACCTGTTTGGCATCCCGCTTGTTATGGTGAAATACACCTCAACGGTTATTCCGATCATTTTAGCGGTTTATGTGGCTAACAAAATTGAAAAGTTTCTAAATGATCACTTGCATGAAAGTATCAAGAACTTCATCACGCCGATGGTTGTCTTAGTCACAGTTGTGCCATTGACCTTGATGGTGTTTGGACCATTCGGCGTTTATGTTGGGAATGCGCTTGCTGCTGTTTTGACCGCTATTTTTAACTTTAGTCCGATTATTGCCGGTGCGCTTATGGCCACTGCATGGCAGATCCTGGTCATCTTCGGGTTGCACTGGGGGATTGTGCCAGTCATGCTCAATAACTTAGCGACGCTTGGAAAGGATCCTTTGAAGCCCGGCGTTGCCATTTCAGTCTTTGCACAGGCCGGCGCAACGCTGGGGGTTATGCTGAAAACGAAGAACAAGCAATTTAAGGCATTATCCGCCTCAGCCGCGATTTCCGCCTTGTTTGGCATCACAGAACCAGCGATCTATGGGGTTACTTTACGTCTCAAGCGTCCCTTTATCATTGCGGTGTCTTCAGCTGCAATCGGTGGCGGGATTGCCGGTTTTGCTGGTAGTGCTGGCTATGCTGCTGGGCCTTCCAGCATTCTGATGATTCCCGCCTTTTATGGTAAAACCGGCGCTGGATTTGTCGGGTTCTTAATCGCGATGGTTGTCGCATTCTCTACCGCCGCCATTCTCACGTATTTGATTGGTTTCGAGGATGTACCAGTCAAGGCTGATTCATTGGCTGCAAACAAAGAGAAGCCTCAGGTTGGTGAACCGACAACGACGCATATTTTTAGCCCGTTAACAGGAACGATTGTGCCACTAGCGGAAATTAAAGACAAAGCATTTGCATCAGGCGCGCTAGGCAAAGGAGTGGCAATTTTACCAACAAAGGGTGAGGTACTATCACCGGTTGACGGTACCATTACCATGGCATTTGCGACAGGTCATGCTATTGGGTTAACGGCCAATGATGGTACAGAGATTCTCATTCATATCGGATTGGATACCGTGAAGTTAAATGGCCAATATTTTACTCTGAAAGTTGAACAAGACCAAAAGGTTAAAGTCGGCGATCCGCTTGTGACATTTGATTTGGATGCGATTAAAGCAGCAGGGTATGACATTACAACGCCAGTGATTATTACAAGCATGGCGCCACATGAGGACATGATTGAAAGTACGCAAACAGAGATTGAAACTGGAGAACGATTGGCAACCTTAATTTGA